In Cytophagia bacterium CHB2, a single window of DNA contains:
- a CDS encoding BlaI/MecI/CopY family transcriptional regulator, with protein sequence MAKRKAELSAAEWEIMQTVWRANKPVSVREVLDAAYPDAEKAYTTVQTLMNILVEKRFLKRKKIGLVNFYAAAAARDTVLRSSLQALAKRMFHGSYGAMASFLVNAGTLPPEEIDELKKLLEKKSGGTNHE encoded by the coding sequence ATGGCAAAACGCAAAGCCGAGCTTTCCGCCGCCGAATGGGAAATCATGCAAACCGTCTGGCGCGCGAACAAACCGGTGTCAGTGCGGGAGGTGCTGGACGCCGCCTATCCGGACGCTGAAAAAGCGTACACCACCGTCCAAACATTGATGAATATTTTGGTGGAAAAAAGGTTCTTGAAACGTAAAAAGATCGGCCTGGTGAATTTCTATGCGGCGGCCGCCGCGCGCGACACGGTTTTGCGCAGCTCGCTGCAAGCGTTGGCCAAGCGTATGTTCCACGGTTCCTACGGCGCCATGGCCTCGTTTCTGGTGAACGCCGGCACATTGCCTCCGGAAGAAATCGATGAGTTGAAAAAATTATTGGAGAAGAAAAGCGGAGGAACAAATCATGAATAA